Proteins from a genomic interval of Pseudanabaena yagii GIHE-NHR1:
- a CDS encoding CPP1-like family protein, which yields MSEPTPYEKLGVHDEASFEEVRDARDRLLREYEGDESQQEVIEVAYDAILMDRLRARKEGKIAVPDRIRYPERLSTAIPAALQNNPQRRAPSWLSRLLDSPSQKDIYISLGIFTGLGAISFFVPTATTTWLSFGLIVSVYLLTRKENRFGRALLISLSGITVGVVLAALTNQVLVLSRLVSDGFFPSPIQMAIILLVMWLHACFLR from the coding sequence ATGAGCGAACCAACTCCCTACGAAAAACTAGGAGTCCATGACGAAGCCTCCTTTGAAGAAGTGCGTGATGCACGTGATCGCCTATTGCGCGAATATGAGGGGGATGAGTCTCAACAAGAAGTGATCGAGGTTGCCTACGATGCCATCCTTATGGATCGTTTACGCGCCCGTAAAGAAGGCAAGATAGCTGTTCCTGATCGGATTCGCTATCCTGAACGCCTATCGACAGCGATTCCTGCGGCTTTACAAAATAATCCCCAACGTCGCGCTCCCTCTTGGTTATCAAGATTACTAGACAGTCCTAGTCAAAAAGACATTTATATTTCTCTGGGGATTTTTACTGGACTTGGGGCAATCAGCTTTTTTGTACCAACCGCCACCACCACTTGGCTATCATTTGGCTTGATTGTTAGTGTCTATTTACTCACCCGCAAAGAAAATCGTTTTGGACGCGCTCTGTTGATTTCCTTGTCGGGGATCACTGTGGGGGTAGTGCTTGCGGCTTTGACTAACCAAGTTTTGGTATTGTCCCGTTTGGTAAGCGATGGATTTTTCCCTAGTCCAATCCAAATGGCAATTATTTTGTTAGTCATGTGGCTCCATGCTTGTTTCTTGCGTTAA
- a CDS encoding Uma2 family endonuclease, with the protein MTAIATPRLKNQEPISQPLITDQWISATWEEFVQILENPLYADSRCYYDKNQFRQMRIETELVNSAHALDHGMTLFAISLYCTLAAIPARGLINCSYTKTGVQGCQPDISYYIGESASLAPRSNSVVNLDEFAVPNLVIEISSSTLGDDLGKKRLLYEQLGASEYWVVDVQEVKIIAFEMIDGGSRQITESKLLGGLAIADLEFALRLSREKSQSEVGAWLLQKYSDR; encoded by the coding sequence ATGACAGCGATCGCTACTCCTCGTCTCAAAAATCAAGAGCCAATATCCCAGCCACTCATTACCGATCAATGGATTAGCGCAACATGGGAAGAGTTTGTGCAGATTCTCGAAAATCCTCTATATGCAGACTCGCGATGTTATTACGACAAAAATCAATTTAGGCAAATGAGGATTGAAACAGAGTTAGTTAACTCTGCACACGCACTCGATCATGGCATGACTCTTTTTGCAATTAGCTTGTACTGCACATTGGCAGCTATTCCTGCAAGAGGTTTGATCAATTGCAGCTATACAAAAACAGGAGTTCAAGGGTGTCAGCCCGATATCTCTTACTACATCGGTGAATCTGCAAGTTTAGCTCCACGCAGCAACTCTGTAGTAAATCTTGATGAATTTGCCGTTCCTAATTTGGTGATTGAAATATCTAGTTCTACACTAGGCGACGACTTAGGCAAGAAACGATTACTTTATGAGCAATTGGGGGCTAGTGAATATTGGGTTGTTGATGTCCAAGAAGTAAAAATCATTGCCTTTGAAATGATCGATGGAGGCAGTCGTCAGATTACAGAGTCGAAGTTGTTAGGTGGTTTAGCGATCGCTGATCTCGAATTTGCCCTAAGACTCAGCCGCGAAAAATCTCAATCTGAAGTTGGAGCATGGCTTTTACAAAAATATAGCGATCGCTAG
- a CDS encoding sodium-dependent bicarbonate transport family permease has product MDLDLIVSNVLNPPILFFFLGMMAVLIKSDLEIPPPIPKLFSLYLLLAIGFKGGVELVKSGISQEVVLTMVAAILMACLVPVYSFFILRIKLDAYNAAAIAATYGSISAVTFITASSFLGQLNIPFDGYMVAALALMESPAIIVGLILVSLFTAAEKAEKGEEREFAWGEVLREAFLNSSVFLLVGSLIIGCLTGERGWHVLSPFTQDMFYGVLTFFLMDMGLVAAKRIKDLQKTGVFLIAFAILMPILNSGVGIAIARLISMSQGDALLFAVLCASASYIAVPAAMRLTVPEANPSLYVSTALAVTFPFNIIVGIPLYLYVINLFWV; this is encoded by the coding sequence ATGGATTTAGACCTAATTGTTTCTAATGTTCTCAATCCGCCGATCTTGTTCTTTTTCTTAGGCATGATGGCAGTATTGATTAAGTCGGATTTAGAAATTCCGCCGCCAATTCCGAAATTATTCTCACTATATTTACTTCTAGCGATCGGCTTTAAGGGTGGTGTCGAGCTTGTCAAAAGTGGGATTAGCCAAGAAGTAGTACTGACAATGGTTGCAGCAATCCTCATGGCTTGCCTTGTCCCCGTCTATTCATTTTTCATTCTCAGGATCAAGCTTGATGCATATAACGCTGCCGCGATCGCCGCAACCTATGGCTCGATTAGTGCTGTTACCTTCATCACCGCTAGCTCATTTTTGGGACAGTTAAATATTCCCTTTGATGGCTATATGGTCGCCGCTTTGGCACTGATGGAGTCCCCCGCAATTATTGTCGGATTGATCCTCGTCAGTCTATTCACCGCCGCAGAGAAAGCCGAAAAAGGGGAAGAACGAGAATTTGCATGGGGGGAAGTCCTCCGTGAAGCTTTTCTGAATAGCTCCGTATTTTTGCTAGTTGGTAGTTTAATTATTGGCTGCCTCACGGGGGAGAGAGGTTGGCATGTCCTGTCACCCTTTACCCAAGATATGTTTTATGGCGTGTTGACTTTCTTCTTGATGGATATGGGATTAGTCGCCGCAAAACGTATTAAAGATTTACAAAAAACAGGCGTATTTTTAATTGCCTTTGCGATTTTGATGCCAATCTTAAATTCGGGTGTGGGGATTGCGATCGCTAGATTAATTTCGATGTCGCAGGGAGATGCCCTTCTATTTGCAGTGCTATGTGCTAGTGCATCTTATATCGCTGTACCTGCTGCGATGCGTCTGACCGTGCCAGAAGCAAATCCTAGCCTCTATGTCTCGACTGCCCTAGCCGTCACATTCCCCTTCAACATTATTGTCGGAATTCCTTTATATTTATATGTAATCAATTTATTTTGGGTCTAG
- a CDS encoding P-II family nitrogen regulator: MHAVKRIEIVSDSVESHKIIKVLETVGVLNYTVIRNVIGKGVSGTNSGDLDMSMLENDYVIAFFLADKTKPLVEQLRPIINKFGGACYISDAMEIKSIQCVASL; encoded by the coding sequence ATGCACGCGGTGAAACGGATCGAAATTGTATCTGATTCTGTCGAATCCCATAAAATTATCAAGGTTTTAGAAACCGTTGGGGTTTTGAACTATACAGTTATCCGCAATGTGATCGGTAAAGGGGTCAGTGGCACTAATTCGGGCGATTTAGATATGAGCATGTTGGAAAACGACTATGTGATTGCCTTCTTTTTGGCTGATAAGACTAAGCCTCTGGTCGAACAACTAAGACCAATCATCAATAAATTTGGTGGTGCTTGTTATATTTCCGATGCTATGGAAATTAAATCGATTCAATGTGTTGCCTCCCTTTAA
- a CDS encoding BlaI/MecI/CopY family transcriptional regulator, translating into MTPLPKYRPKQLSLGPLESELLNIIWDSTRISATDIHDRILADPDRELAYGSVMTVLRRLEQKGWIACDKEGRTFYWQTLISREEAQALTAYHQLNRFLEVGDADIVAAFANDLDRASMDKLEEIATRLKTIRQSREQSQEG; encoded by the coding sequence ATGACTCCATTACCGAAATATCGACCGAAACAGTTATCGCTTGGTCCCTTAGAGTCGGAACTCCTCAATATTATTTGGGATAGCACAAGGATTAGTGCGACGGATATCCACGATCGCATTCTTGCCGATCCCGATCGCGAGTTAGCCTATGGCTCAGTGATGACCGTATTGCGCCGCCTCGAGCAAAAGGGTTGGATCGCTTGTGACAAAGAGGGACGCACTTTCTATTGGCAGACCCTAATTTCTCGCGAGGAGGCACAAGCCTTAACTGCTTATCACCAACTCAATCGTTTCTTAGAAGTGGGTGATGCGGACATTGTGGCAGCCTTTGCTAATGATCTTGATCGCGCCAGTATGGACAAGCTCGAAGAGATCGCGACACGCCTCAAAACTATTCGCCAATCTAGAGAACAGTCACAGGAAGGTTAG
- a CDS encoding M56 family metallopeptidase gives MLFFSMHSVMLLGSLGLAWGLRYGWQSSHNSSLTWQMRWHRALFCFVLPPMLVVTTAIAVLCMGAEGQMVGLQAGYVSYAIALIFLIYSIFRSGQLALIGWQSLQKLQKLVINSEAANSSDSMQLLNIQMLFAAQIGFWRSKLFVSQGLLDTLDAEHLEAVLLHERAHAHYHDTFWFFWLGCLRQIMPWLPNTQELWEELLLLRELRADRWAAQYLDGLLLAESLLEMVSHNMLPSETFAAAFGSTNTSDRLEERINFLLAEPEPLTKFSWRSLFWLGFSLLPLAVLPLHS, from the coding sequence ATGCTATTTTTCTCGATGCATTCTGTGATGCTTTTAGGTTCTCTCGGCTTAGCGTGGGGTTTGCGTTACGGTTGGCAGAGTAGCCATAATTCATCATTAACTTGGCAAATGCGTTGGCATAGAGCCTTATTTTGCTTTGTACTGCCACCGATGCTAGTCGTCACGACTGCGATCGCCGTGCTATGTATGGGAGCCGAAGGTCAAATGGTCGGTTTGCAAGCTGGCTATGTCAGCTATGCGATCGCCCTAATATTTTTGATTTATAGCATTTTCCGCAGTGGACAACTTGCCTTGATTGGCTGGCAATCTTTACAAAAATTGCAAAAGTTAGTTATCAATAGCGAAGCAGCAAATAGCTCAGATTCCATGCAGTTACTGAATATCCAAATGTTGTTTGCCGCGCAAATTGGTTTCTGGCGATCAAAGCTTTTTGTGAGCCAAGGTTTGCTCGATACCCTTGATGCCGAACATCTCGAAGCAGTTTTACTTCATGAACGCGCCCATGCCCATTACCACGATACATTCTGGTTCTTCTGGCTAGGCTGTCTCCGTCAAATCATGCCTTGGTTGCCCAATACCCAAGAGCTTTGGGAAGAGTTGCTACTATTACGTGAACTACGTGCCGATCGCTGGGCAGCTCAATATTTAGATGGGTTATTACTTGCCGAATCACTATTAGAAATGGTCAGCCATAATATGCTGCCATCAGAAACCTTTGCCGCCGCTTTTGGTTCAACAAATACAAGCGATCGCCTAGAAGAACGGATTAACTTTTTATTAGCTGAGCCTGAGCCGCTGACTAAATTTTCTTGGCGATCGCTCTTTTGGCTAGGATTTTCGCTCTTACCGCTTGCAGTACTCCCGTTACATTCTTAA